CCACGATCACCCGCAGGCCCCGCAACGCGGCGATCAGCCGATGCAGACCGGATACGTTGTCCCGCACGGGGATAACGACCGTCACGTCGCGGTGCGACGGCCCGCTGGGCGGACGGGGGTGGGCGACCGTGGCGTCGAGCAAAGTCCGGGCGAGTTGCGCGCTCTGGGCGTCGTGCACCTCCAGGCGGCCGCCGTTGAGCATGGTCTGCGCCGTCGGCGCCAACCGCAGCAACCGGGTCGGCGACCCGCCGAGCAGGGCCGCCCCGGCCCCGAGCACCTTGACACGGCGGTCCACCTGTACGGCGAAACCGTCGGGCAGCCTCGGTCCGGTCATGTCAGCAATCCGTTCCGGTCGGGCTGCCACCGCCTGATCCGACCGCCGCAGCCGTTGACCATTTCAGCAAAGATACGCTCCCCCTCGGCAGCCGTCGCGGTGGTCGGGTCACCGAGCACCCCGACTTCGCTGACTGCAGCGATCCCGCCACTGCGCATCGCGGGCATCAGCTCGGCCAGCGGGGCGGTGTTGCCCGCGGTCAGGTCGTCGGTCCAGACATCACCGGGCGAAATATGTAGCAATACAGATGTTTCGGTATGCCCCGCGTGTGCATCCGCGCCCTCGGCGATGCACGGAACCCAGCCAACGTCGCGGCCCTCCCGGCGCAACAGGGCCACCGCAGCGACCAGCGCCTCCACATTCCCACCGTGACCATTGACGTAGACGAGTCGCGAGGCCCAGCTCGATGCGGAACGTCCGTACTCCACCAGCAACGACTGCAATGCAGCGGTGCCGATCGACACCGTGCCGGGGAACCCCTCGTGCTCGCCGCTGGCGCCGTAGGAGACGGGCGGCGCGACCATCCAGGCGCCGGCCGAGGCATCGTCGAGCTGCTCGAGGACCTCGCGCGCGACAGCCGTCGCGATACGCGTGTCGGTGTCCAGAGGCAGGTGCGGACCATGTTGCTCGGTAGAGCCCACCGGGATGATCAACATTGGCGACACGCTTCGTAGCTGTCTCGACGTTGAGTTCCCGAGCCCGCTGGGGAAAGCCACGTGCCGATCGTAGGCCGTATTCACCTACTGTGCGCCAATTGTTGGAGCACAAGCAGCAATTGATTTGCCTTAGCTTTCTCTGACACCCGCCATGAGCATCACGTACGTCTCTTCTGCCACCCCTGTCACGCCACGCCGACGACTCGCCGAGGGCCGGCGGTCAGGAGTCGGTGCGCGGCACGCCGAGGGTCCGGGTGAAGCCTTCGGGAACCAGGATGTCGTCCGGCGTCAGATCGTGGATCGAGGACTTGCCCAACCCGCGCAGCGCGGAGTCGATGCCACCGCTGAGAATGTCCAGCACGTTCTCGACGCCGGCCTGCCCGTTGGCCGCCAGGCCCCACAGGTAAGCGCGTCCGATCATCACGGCCCGGGCACCGAGCGCCACCGCCTTGACGACGTCGCTGCCGCGCCGGATCCCGCCGTCCAGCAAAACCTCGACCTGGTCCCCCACCGCGTCGGCGATGGCGGGCAGGCAGCGGATCGCTGCCGGCGTGCCGTCCAGGTTGTTGCCGCCGTGGTTCGACACCGTGATGGCCGAAACACCCGCATCCACGGCACGTTTGGCGTCGTCCACCCGAACCATGCCCTTGAGCAGGAACGGCCCGCCCCACTGCTCACGCAGCCAGGCGATGTCCTCCCAGGTCGGGGGCGGGGTCCCCATCCACTGCCCGTAGGCCTCGAAGAACGTCGGCCCCGGCTCACCGCGCCGGCCCTGGTTGGGCACGCGCAGGTCCGGCGGGCGCAGGTGCTTGCCGAAGCTCCACAGCCACCGGGGCTTGGTGAGCACCTCGGGGGACATCCGCAGCATCGTGCGCAGGTCCATTCGCTCCGGGATCTTCGGGCTACCCCAGTCGCGGCCGTGGCTGAAGCTCCAGTCGGTCGTACAGATGAGTCCGACCGCCCCGGCATCCTTGGCGCGCTGCACCCGCTCGGCGATCTCGTCGCGGGACCCGAGCCAGTAGATCTGGAAGAAGATCTTGTCGTTGACGGCGGTGACTTCTTCCATTGGCTTGCTCGCGAAGGAAGACAGCCCCATGGCGGTGCCACGTGCCGCCGCCGCGCGGGCCACGGCCACCTCACCGTCGGGATCAACCGCCTGCACACCGGTCGGCGAGATGATGACCGGCATCGAGATGTCCTGCCCCATCACGGTTGTCGCCATCTC
Above is a window of Mycolicibacterium boenickei DNA encoding:
- the mftE gene encoding mycofactocin biosynthesis peptidyl-dipeptidase MftE, translated to MNTAYDRHVAFPSGLGNSTSRQLRSVSPMLIIPVGSTEQHGPHLPLDTDTRIATAVAREVLEQLDDASAGAWMVAPPVSYGASGEHEGFPGTVSIGTAALQSLLVEYGRSASSWASRLVYVNGHGGNVEALVAAVALLRREGRDVGWVPCIAEGADAHAGHTETSVLLHISPGDVWTDDLTAGNTAPLAELMPAMRSGGIAAVSEVGVLGDPTTATAAEGERIFAEMVNGCGGRIRRWQPDRNGLLT
- the mftD gene encoding pre-mycofactocin synthase MftD (MftD, an enzyme found in the mycofactocin biosynthesis locus, performs an oxidative deamination of 3-amino-5-[(p-hydroxyphenyl)methyl]-4,4-dimethyl-2-pyrrolidinone (AHDP). The resulting compound, now called pre-mycofactocin (PMFT), is a biologically active redox cofactor that can oxidize the non-exchangeable NADH of TIGR03971 family SDR-type oxidoreductases.); this translates as MARDTWFETVAIAQQRAKKRLPKSAYSSLISASEKGVTVSDNVESFAELGFAPHVVGATEKREMATTVMGQDISMPVIISPTGVQAVDPDGEVAVARAAAARGTAMGLSSFASKPMEEVTAVNDKIFFQIYWLGSRDEIAERVQRAKDAGAVGLICTTDWSFSHGRDWGSPKIPERMDLRTMLRMSPEVLTKPRWLWSFGKHLRPPDLRVPNQGRRGEPGPTFFEAYGQWMGTPPPTWEDIAWLREQWGGPFLLKGMVRVDDAKRAVDAGVSAITVSNHGGNNLDGTPAAIRCLPAIADAVGDQVEVLLDGGIRRGSDVVKAVALGARAVMIGRAYLWGLAANGQAGVENVLDILSGGIDSALRGLGKSSIHDLTPDDILVPEGFTRTLGVPRTDS